In Monodelphis domestica isolate mMonDom1 chromosome 4, mMonDom1.pri, whole genome shotgun sequence, one DNA window encodes the following:
- the LOC130458905 gene encoding 2-acylglycerol O-acyltransferase 2-like, whose translation MISFVPLSVLLRRRLQTLAALQWVFSFLGLGIVCIVIFIGLFFTCFWFLSMLYSAWWYLDRDTPRKGGRQIQTIKRWCVWKYLADYFPVSLIKTVDLDPTQNYIAGFHPHGVLATGAFTNFCTEATGFSSVFPGIRPHLMMLTLWFRIPFFRDYIMSGGLVTSEKECVSYFLSKKGGGTLLVIIVGGAQEALDAWLGSYTLLLRNWKGFVKLALLHGASLLPIFSFGENELFDQMDNPSGSWLRWIQEKLQKVMGISLPVFHGRGLFQYSFGLLPYRRQITTVVGKPIKVKQNINPSSDEVDRLHQQYMTELCNLFETHKIKYNVPPEQHLKFQ comes from the coding sequence ATGATTTCCTTTGTGCCTCTCTCGGTGCTGTTGAGGCGGCGGCTGCAGACTCTAGCTGCTCTTCAGTGGGTTTTCAGTTTCCTGGGTTTGGGCATAGTCTGCATAGTCATCTTCATTGGCCTTTTCTTCACCTGCTTTTGGTTCCTCAGCATGCTATACTCAGCCTGGTGGTACCTGGACAGAGATACCCCAAGAAAAGGTGGGAGACAGATCCAGACCATAAAGAGATGGTGTGTGTGGAAGTATCTGGCAGACTACTTTCCTGTCTCACTCATCAAGACAGTGGATTTGGACCCAACACAGAACTATATTGCTGGCTTCCACCCTCATGGTGTCCTGGCTACTGGAGCTTTCACCAACTTCTGTACTGAAGCCactggtttttcttctgtatttcctGGGATCCGCCCCCACCTGATGATGCTGACTTTGTGGTTCCGAATTCCCTTCTTCAGGGATTATATCATGAGTGGAGGTTTAGTCACTTCAGAGAAGGAGTGTGTCTCATATTTTCTGAGCAAGAAGGGAGGTGGAACCTTGCTGGTGATTATCGTGGGAGGGGCCCAGGAGGCCCTGGATGCCTGGCTTGGAAGCTACACACTACTGCTGAGGAACTGGAAAGGATTTGTTAAACTTGCCTTGCTTCATGGGGCATCTCTGCTGCCTATATTCTCCTTTGGGGAAAATGAACTCTTTGACCAAATGGACAATCCTTCAGGATCTTGGCTTCGATGGATCCAGGAAAAACTGCAGAAGGTCATGGGCATCTCCCTCCCAGTCTTCCACGGCCGGGGGCTCTTCCAGTACAGTTTTGGCCTGCTCCCTTACCGGAGGCAAATCACTACTGTAGTGGGGAAGCCCATCAAGGTGAAGCAAAATATCAACCCAAGCTCAGATGAAGTGGACCGTCTGCATCAGCAGTACATGACAGAACTGTGTAACCTCTTTGAAACCCACAAGATTAAGTACAACGTCCCCCCAGAGCAGCATCTGAAGTTCCAATGA